One Thermofilum pendens Hrk 5 DNA segment encodes these proteins:
- a CDS encoding clan AA aspartic protease, which yields MGSVGHVYAPVKLYHGEKSLEVKALVDTGATTLVLPRSVAEELGLRVLGKMDVELADGTVKKVDYSIVEVELSGRRAPVLVAIVERGEVCVGVEALERLGLAVDPATGSIYSTRRFVTRL from the coding sequence GTGGGTAGCGTGGGTCACGTATACGCGCCCGTAAAGCTTTACCACGGAGAAAAGTCGCTTGAAGTAAAGGCTCTCGTGGACACCGGCGCAACGACACTGGTTCTGCCCAGAAGCGTCGCAGAGGAGCTTGGCTTGCGCGTGCTGGGGAAGATGGATGTCGAGCTGGCGGATGGGACTGTTAAAAAGGTTGATTACAGCATCGTTGAGGTTGAGCTGAGCGGTAGGAGGGCTCCCGTCTTGGTAGCTATCGTCGAGAGAGGGGAGGTTTGCGTGGGAGTGGAGGCGTTGGAGAGACTAGGGCTTGCGGTTGACCCGGCTACTGGGAGTATTTACTCGACGA